A window of Centropristis striata isolate RG_2023a ecotype Rhode Island chromosome 13, C.striata_1.0, whole genome shotgun sequence genomic DNA:
GACGAGGGAGGCTGgagcctgaaaacacacacaggacctTTATCAAATAACTAGGAAGAAAATCATTCATACAAATCTTTACAGTCACAGATTAACGCGTTAGTTTTACtggcaaaacaaaatatatttttaaaaatgtatatatatcagcaataaatatttagaaatcatcatctaaaataaaagcagtgttcCATTTTAAAACAACTCATTAAATTCTAAATATTCTGATTAGTTCatgatactttttaaaatgcaaactAATTCATAAAGTCACCTTCTGTGTCATACAAAATGCTTTTTGTCATTCTAATaagcataaaaattaaaaaaaacaactttcacaCAGCAACAGTAATATTCAGGTCATTTCAAACATGATAAGattagtaaataaatattatcaCAGCATAAACACCTACTGAtggaatatttaacattgagcTTGACAATGTTAAAACTTGTCatacttaattaaaataaaaaggaacaaGTGTTGCATAACAGTTAAATATTCTTCAACCTTCATATAAAtctgtagaaaatctttaaaatattgttataattttCAGATTGATCCATTgccttcaaacacacagcctggTATCAAAGCAGATGTAAGAAATAAATCCATCTATTATTTACAGAACATGTAAAGTTTTTCCAACTATTAGCAATATAATTTGACTAATTTCTCTAAATATATATCGGAAACAGAAAACCTATCCTGTTTTATGATCAGTTAAAAAGCACTTACTTGTCACAATCAGCTTGGTTCCTTGTCCAAATACCACAGTGATTCAGTTTGTATACAtggccgtacaaaaacctcctgacTCTCACTAATGAGGGGAGTGGAACTGAAACATGCTGTTGAGACCAACTTTCACTGTCAACATCTCATTCACTCCATCAGTCTCATGTTGTTCCTAAACACTGATagaataacattttaacaaaagctGACCTGAGTTTCAACACtcaatattttttcattcagtttgtattttattgtattttgtcaTTTGAGGTTTGTTGGTGTTAAAATTTCCGCGGTGGTAGTAAATTGCTTTCCTCATTCATTTGTAAGAAATTAAACAATTATGATCACATGCTTCAAATATCTTCATTGATTTCAAGGTTCATGTTTTCTCAAGGTAATATTTTACAGTATGTTCAGTAGACAGTGTTTAATAATTGGTAAACATAACTGTTTATTACTTATGTCAGTTTTATCACTTTTCTGAATTGTCCTCTCACCAAGAGAGCATGCTGCATATTAATAATGATTCATGTGATTAATTTGTTGGAAACACATCAGTAATCTGGGAATGGATGATATGATAGCAGGTCAATTTAGGTTTTCATTCAGTTGTGTTTTATCTTGACTTCAACAGACTTGTTGTTCTTGCAGCTCTCATCTGCAGGATGAACTTTGGCCAACTGAGGGAGTTGAAATAGTGCAGTTGGATTATTATTTACTGTAagtgtaattataataatcactCTGCATGGTAACATTCACGATCAATAACCTCCTGGGAATTTACATCAGCAACATAGTAGTTGTTATAGACCCTCTATAGTTTCAATATTGTGTAAAGAGCAGCAAGAGATATTTACTATAAAATGTTTACAGTTTAATAGATCATGACTTGACTTGTTTGAACAATGTACAACTACTACTAAGACAGTTCTGCAGATTTATGTGAAATCGATTATTGGgttcagaatttaaaaaatatatatttaacatatttgcaTGGAAATTAGAGAAAGCTACAACTGTTTACTTGATTCCCAGTTAAGATGTGTCAGAGATTGAAAAAGCAGAAGTATTAGTGAGGAGGTTTTTGTCACAGTGTAAATCACTGTGATACGTGCTCCTCAGCAGAGTTGTCCCATGTTTGACAGTAATAGACTGCTGAGTCTCCCTCCTCCACATTGTTGATGATCAAACGATAATCTGATGCTGACTGATGAGTAGAAGTGAACTTTGGAGCGGAGAAACCAGAGCCATAGTCTGGAGTGCTTCCCAGCATGAAATCTATTATAAACTGAGGAACTCCTCCAGGAATCTGTTTGTACCAGCCAGCTGAAGCATCATCAACAGTCCCCAGGTTACAGTCCATGGTGgctgtctctcctttcctcaCTGTCACAACAGGAGGCTTCTGTGTCACCAGCGTCACACCACTCACACCTGGAAACAACAAGATGACATGGAGtcaagagaaacacacagactgatgaATCCAACATGAGGTCAAAGCTGCAGTAAGTCAGCCTCCTTACATGTTAGAGCAGTGATGAGAGTGCAGAGGGTCCCCAGCATGTTGTCAGTGTGTGGTGTAAACGTCCCTTACTGTCCAGCTGAGAGGTGAGCAGGGTTGGAgtgtgaggaggagagacactgaAGCTTATAAAGAcactgaggagaggagaagaggaggaggaggaggagtttcaACAGTTTTCATTCATAAAACCACTGCAGTATTAGATTAAATCATTTCTGATTAAACATTATTTGAAAACTTCTATATCTTATAGAATGtgtctgaaaatgtatttgatagctgttggtcatttttgtgtgagtTTTATCGACTCTGCTGGTGGTATCAGATTCCTTTCTACGTATCTTTCCAGAGTATTCTTTAAGTCATCATATAGACCACATGATGGATTTATTGCAGCTGGTTTATACAGTAAGTATGTTTTACAAGGGTTTATTCTAAATATTCATTTAAGCAAGTAATCATGATTGCTTTTGATCAAAATTATTCTGACTTAAACTATtgaaaaactaatgaaaaaacctTTATCATGGTCTGTATGTAGGTTAATGTAGTGAGTTTAACTGTTCATGTTTTAGCTTCACATTAATAAAGTGTTTGGCTTTTGAAGTGCTGTGAAGCAGTTTACTTTGGGCTCTGCCTTATGAAGCATGATTCATGTAGTCAGATTACTGTCAGATTTACTTCATCTGGAAGTGTAACAGTCATTACCACCTGAGTGTCTCAGACGTCTTTATCACATTATGGGTATTCAGAACAGCTTCTGTAAACTTTCTATCActaaaatatgttattagaCAACACACAGCAACCTATAGCAACTGTTTTTATGACAGTGTCACATATCAAGAGTAAAGGTGTTGcgttacataaaaacatttaatccagCATGGTATGCAAATTAAAGATATAGTTTTAAGATTCATGTATGACTCACAGAAAAGTAAATATATAGGATGTATAAATTGTAACCCAGAGTGTGTTTTGTTGGCCCAGTCATCAGCTGACAAGAGTCAGAGACTGAAAAAGCAGAAGTATTAGTGAGGAGGTTTTTGTCACAGTGTAAATCACTGTGATACGAACTCCTTAGCAGAGCTGTCCCATGTTTTACAGTAATAGACTGCTGAGTCTCCCTCCTCTACATTGTTGATGATCAAACGATAATCTACTGTTGACTGATGAGTAGAAGTGAACTTTGGAGAGGAGAAACCAGAGCCATAGGTTGGAGAGCTCCAGCTATGACGAAACTTCAACATAATTTTAGGAACTCCTCCAGAAATCTGTTTGTACCAGTCAGCAGAACTGTCAGTAACAGTCCCCAGGTTACAGTCCATGGTGgctgtctctcctttcctcaCTGTCACAACAGGAGGCTTCTGTGTCACCAGCGTCACACCACTCACACCTGGAAACAACAAGATGACATGGAGtcaagagaaacacacagactgatgaATCCAACATGAGGTCAAAGCTGCAGTAAGTCAGCCTCCTTACATGTTAGAGCAGTGATGAGAGTGCAGAGGGTCCCCAGCATGTTGTCAGAGTGCTGAGAATGGCTTTGGAACTTGGAAAGTGAGCTTCTAATCTAATCTGCTGACAGATTCGAGGGTttggaggatgaggagaggaggtgcTGGAGGAGCAATTTAATACAACAGTGAAACTGAGAGGgactgacaggaggaggagctttGTTTAGATCTGCATGGTGTCACATTTGTATTTGATTTTCTTTGGAGGGAAATTTCTTTAATTCATCCACTATTGTAGCTTTGgataaaaactttcttttcaaGTTTTTCATCAGTCATCAACAGACATCTAGTGCAGGATATCAGCTTTATCTCTGCAGACATctacacatttcacacaaataAGCAGTAAACCTTCTATGATTGACCAAATGGAAATAATTCAACTATCAGTGTGTTTCTAGTCAGAGACAGTTCCTTCTGATTTTACTGAGCTGACACTTGACCTCTTCATTTACATGGAGCTATAAATAAAGAGGTGAGGCCTGCAGGTGCATCCTGGGAAGGAAGAGAGGTGATGCTTCACTGACAGAGGATGAAAACTCAGTTTCATTTGCTCATGTTTTAATCTCTCTGTTGTGCTTTTATAGTAAAGTAACACTTTAATAACTTTCTGAATACAAATATACATGTGTCAGTAAGTATTAAACAGAAATCTAGATATATTTTTCCTGGATTATCTGAAGGTTTAGTGAAATTAAATCgggtattataataataaaaataataaaagcagaatTTGTAGAACACGATTGTcttaaatgatgttttaatgagaacaaatacatacaaacactTGTTTGagtgttgagtttttatttgtattttttatgattgaatGATTCTTGGAACAAGCAGCAAAGCTGATACAAAAGTGCCACCTAACTGTCACAACATTTATTACAAGCATGCAGACACATGTTTTCTAACATGTCAACTCTGTAATGAGCAAACAGCACAAAGAGTAAAGAAGCAGGTTGTAAATGGTCATTGTGCTCCTCTACTATTGTTCAGTGGGACAGTCTGACTTTTTGATGTTTTCCTCTGAAGTCTGGGAGCCCAAAGACACTTTACATGTGTAAACCTTATCCATGTTCCAGTCTGACGTCTGGACGGACAGATAGCTGCTGATTTGGAAAGTCTGGTCTGGTTTGTGAACAGCGGTGCTGGTAGAGATCCCACTGCTCACTGGACtcccaccaaccaaccagctCACATCTGCAAAAGGCACAGACTGACTGGACAGACAGACCAGAGAGGCTTTGTTGGACTGGAGCTCAGCACTGGACGGAGGGAAGACAGTCAGGACAGGACGAGGGAGGCTGgagcctgaaaacacacacaggacctTTATCAAAGACGGAGAACTGGAGTCATAGAAAACACTATTACACAGTATTGGATgaaggaggagtttgttaagacatttaataaaataatctgacCCAAAAAATAGTTCTCAATCTCCTAAAAGTTTACTTAATAACACAcgttcatttttaataatttcagaaattaaacagactttttatgAACACAATACATTTAACCAATAAAATTACTTGCAAACAAAGCAACTCAATATCATGTGATGTTAATAGTCATTGTGTTAAATTAGAGCAGGTATCACTTAATTGTctgttcaaatatttattttcagaaagGTCAAATATACAGTCATCACTCTGCCTCATTGATCTAAAGTGATTTTCAACTTTACAAGGTTAACATTTCACTGTATTAATACTTATTAATTCCTGATAAAAGGTGGAATTATTTGTTATTCTCTGAAAATAAATATCCAATCAAAATGAATTTACTCTgtgaaaatattgtttaaaaaaagcatatctttttaaaattctaaatattgaaaaaataaaatcattgacGAATGTATTATAAACATTTCAGATATTAAAATCATGTGTGAACAGTCAACTGTCTGTTTGCTGTTGTTTCAATGCTGATGTAACAACTGCATGAAAAATCGatcatacaataaaaaacaaaaaaaaatctttacataGTAATGAATAACTGTAATACTTGTTATATCTgctagaaaaatatttatttcctgttttttatggtaaataaaCAGCACTTACTTGTCACAATCAGCTTGGTTCCTTGTCCGAATACCACAGTGATTCAGTTTGTATACAtggccgtacaaaaacctcctgacTCTCACTAATGAGGGGAGTGGAACTGAAACATGCTGTTGAGACCAACTTTCACTGTCAACATCTCATTCACTCCATCAGTCTCATGTTGTTCCTAAACACTGCTGGACTTGAGGAATGTTCCTGCATCTTCTGCTGCATCTTCtgttttcatgcttttgttaattCTGAATATCTGCAACAAACTGAGAATAACTTTCATGAAAATGCTCCCAGAATTCATCAGAGTTTATCACGTCTGTGACTGAGGTTTTTGTCATGCTGTGAATCACTGTGATACCTGCTCCTTAGCAGAGTCGTCCCACATGCTACAGAAATACTGAGCAGAGTCTCCTGCCTCTGCACGCTTAATGATGAACTGGAAATCTATGTTTGATGTGTATTTAGAGTTGAATCGATCTGAGGAGAATCCTGATCCAAAGCTGGGTGAATTAGAATAGCTCAATCTCAGAACATACTGAGGAGCTTCACC
This region includes:
- the LOC131982775 gene encoding immunoglobulin lambda-1 light chain-like: MLGTLCTLITALTCVSGVTLVTQKPPVVTVRKGETATMDCNLGTVDDASAGWYKQIPGGVPQFIIDFMLGSTPDYGSGFSAPKFTSTHQSASDYRLIINNVEEGDSAVYYCQTWDNSAEEHVFGQGTKLIVTSSSLPRPVLTLFPPSSAELQSNKASLVCLSSQSVPFADVSWLVGGSPVSSGISTSTAVHKPDQTFQISSYLSVQTSDWNMDKVYTCKVSLGSQTSEENIKKSDCPNEQ